In one window of Bacteroidales bacterium DNA:
- a CDS encoding acetyl-CoA carboxylase biotin carboxyl carrier protein subunit, translated as MQTLIIEDVKYKTRLNKKFLTRKPYQPANPKEINSFIPGTIGNVYTKKGKKVKAGEKLLELEAMKMVNTIFAEFDAVILDIMVKPGDLVSKNQLLLKFK; from the coding sequence ATGCAGACCCTTATTATTGAGGATGTAAAATATAAAACCCGGCTAAACAAAAAATTTCTCACCCGCAAACCGTATCAGCCGGCTAACCCTAAGGAAATCAATTCATTTATTCCTGGTACAATCGGAAATGTTTACACTAAAAAGGGAAAGAAAGTTAAAGCAGGTGAAAAGTTACTGGAATTGGAAGCAATGAAAATGGTCAACACCATCTTTGCTGAATTTGATGCTGTTATTCTGGATATAATGGTTAAACCAGGGGATTTGGTTTCGAAAAACCAACTCTTGCTCAAATTTAAATAG